One genomic region from Populus nigra chromosome 8, ddPopNigr1.1, whole genome shotgun sequence encodes:
- the LOC133702165 gene encoding copper chaperone for superoxide dismutase, chloroplastic/cytosolic-like isoform X2: protein MVDMKCEGCVNSVRNKLQTVNGVKNVEVDLANQVVRILGSSPVKTMTEALEKTGRNARLIGQGIPEDFLVSAAVAEFKGPDIFGVVRFAQVNMELARIEASFSGVSPGKHGWSINEFGDLTKGAASTGKVFNPTNQGTEQEPLGDLGTLDVDEKGDAFFSGTKRKLRVADLIGRSVVLFGTEDKSDEGLTAAVIARSAGVGENYKKVCTCDGTIIWESSNNDFVASKV, encoded by the exons ATGGTGGATATGAAGTGTGAGGGTTGTGTTAATTCTGTCAGGAATAAGTTACAAACTGTTAATG gagTGAAGAATGTGGAGGTTGATTTGGCCAATCAAGTGGTAAGAATTCTTGGGTCTTCTCCAGTGAAGACTATGACTGAAGCTTTGGAGAAGACAGGTCGAAATGCTAGACTAATTGGCCAAGGAATCCCTGAAG ACTTTTTAGTGTCTGCTGCTGTTGCCGAATTCAAAGGTCCAGATATCTTTGGCGTTGTTCGTTTCGCTCAAGTGAATATGGAACTGGCTAGGATTGAAGCCAGCTTTAGTGGAGTGTCACCTGGTAAACATGGTTGGTCTATCAATGAGTTTGGTGATCTAACAAAAGGAGCAGCAAGCACTGGGAAAGTGTTTAATCCAACAAATCAAGGAACTGAACAAGAG CCACTTGGCGACCTGGGAACATTAGATGTTGATGAGAAAGGAGATGCCTTCTTCTCGGGGACCAAACGGAAGCTAAGAGTTGCAGATCTGATTGGGAGATCAGTAGTGTTATTTGGAACTGAAGATAAATCAGATGAAGGTCTCACAGCAGCAGTAATTGCCAGAAGTGCAGGAGTtggtgaaaattacaaaaaggtATGCACATGTGATGGGACGATTATATGGGAATCAAGTAATAACGATTTTGTTGCCAGTAAAGTTTGA
- the LOC133702165 gene encoding copper chaperone for superoxide dismutase, chloroplastic/cytosolic-like isoform X1 yields MAFLRSVTNTTKTAIAAFALPAALAFSSLSPSSPNPKPENLFFLSPSSFLLTSARFGLVKNLTQRPSSVSMDTSTSNQKPISQDNGALPEILTEFMVDMKCEGCVNSVRNKLQTVNGVKNVEVDLANQVVRILGSSPVKTMTEALEKTGRNARLIGQGIPEDFLVSAAVAEFKGPDIFGVVRFAQVNMELARIEASFSGVSPGKHGWSINEFGDLTKGAASTGKVFNPTNQGTEQEPLGDLGTLDVDEKGDAFFSGTKRKLRVADLIGRSVVLFGTEDKSDEGLTAAVIARSAGVGENYKKVCTCDGTIIWESSNNDFVASKV; encoded by the exons aTGGCATTTCTCAGGTCAGTAACAAACACAACAAAGACTGCTATAGCTGCCTTTGCTTTGCCTGCTGCCCTCGCTTTCTCATCTCTCTCCCCTTCTTCTCCAAATCCCAAACCCGAAAACCTCTTTTTCCTCTCACCATCATCTTTTCTTCTCACGTCAGCTCGCTTTGGTCTTGTAAAGAATTTGACTCAGCGTCCTTCTTCCGTTAGCATGGACACGTCTACATCAAATCAAAAACCCATCTCACAG gATAATGGAGCCTTGCCTGAGATACTT ACAGAATTCATGGTGGATATGAAGTGTGAGGGTTGTGTTAATTCTGTCAGGAATAAGTTACAAACTGTTAATG gagTGAAGAATGTGGAGGTTGATTTGGCCAATCAAGTGGTAAGAATTCTTGGGTCTTCTCCAGTGAAGACTATGACTGAAGCTTTGGAGAAGACAGGTCGAAATGCTAGACTAATTGGCCAAGGAATCCCTGAAG ACTTTTTAGTGTCTGCTGCTGTTGCCGAATTCAAAGGTCCAGATATCTTTGGCGTTGTTCGTTTCGCTCAAGTGAATATGGAACTGGCTAGGATTGAAGCCAGCTTTAGTGGAGTGTCACCTGGTAAACATGGTTGGTCTATCAATGAGTTTGGTGATCTAACAAAAGGAGCAGCAAGCACTGGGAAAGTGTTTAATCCAACAAATCAAGGAACTGAACAAGAG CCACTTGGCGACCTGGGAACATTAGATGTTGATGAGAAAGGAGATGCCTTCTTCTCGGGGACCAAACGGAAGCTAAGAGTTGCAGATCTGATTGGGAGATCAGTAGTGTTATTTGGAACTGAAGATAAATCAGATGAAGGTCTCACAGCAGCAGTAATTGCCAGAAGTGCAGGAGTtggtgaaaattacaaaaaggtATGCACATGTGATGGGACGATTATATGGGAATCAAGTAATAACGATTTTGTTGCCAGTAAAGTTTGA
- the LOC133700600 gene encoding subtilisin-like protease, translated as MENRRCEIFPTMLVTILLSLSILFSSTQAITDQVVSSSTSNSIVNQESKLETYIVFLKKSEGMVSAKPEDLDNWYQSFLPAVTTSSSNQQRLIHSYHHVVTGFAAKLTKQEAKAMETKEGFVSAWPQKVLNVKTTHTPNFLGLEQNLGFWNHSNYGKGVIVGVLDTGVTPNHPSFSDEGMPPPPPKWKGKCEFNGTLCNNKLIGARNFYSAGTPPIDGHGHGTHTASTAAGNPVPGASFFEQYNGTAVGIASSAHLAIYQVCSEFGSCSESDILAGMDTAVEDGVDVLSLSLGGPSVPFYEDSIAIGAFGAIQKGIFVSCAAGNSGPSNESLSNEAPWILTVGASTVDRSIRATVMLGNNAQYDGESFYQPTNFSSSLLPLFYAGSNGNESAAFCDPGSLKDVDVRGKVVLCERGGYSGLVYKGQEVKDAGGAAMIVMNDEFYGNVTTASLHVLPASHVTYADGLSIKAYINSTSSPMATILFKGTVFGVPYAPQVAMFSSRGPSLASPGILKPDILGPGVRILAAWLHPVDNRLNTTPGFNVISGTSMATPHLSGIAALLKSSHPDWSPAAIKSAIMTTANLTNLGGMPITDQFFVPVDVFGIGSGHVNPTKADDPGLVYDIQPDDYIPYLCGLGYNETVIGIIVQRPVTCSNSSSIPEAQLNYPSFSIKLGSGPQAYTRTVTNVGPLKSSYIAEIISPQGVDVKVIPSAIEFGGGSSKATYSVTFTRTANVKVPFAQGYLNWVSADHVVRSPIAVIFE; from the coding sequence ATGGAGAACAGGAGGTGCGAAATATTTCCAACCATGTTGGTTACAATACTCCTTAGTCTGAGTATCTTGTTTAGCTCCACTCAAGCTATTACTGATCAAGTAGTCAGTTCATCAACTAGTAACTCCATTGTGAACCAGGAAAGCAAACTAGAAACTTACAttgtgttcttaaaaaaatcggAAGGCATGGTGTCTGCGAAACCTGAAGATCTAGATAACTGGTATCAATCATTTTTACCAGCAGTTACTACCTCAAGCTCAAACCAACAGCGTTTGATACATTCCTACCACCATGTGGTCACAGGGTTTGCGGCAAAACTTACGAAGCAGGAAGCAAAGGCTATGGAAACGAAGGAAGGGTTCGTGTCAGCCTGGCCCCAGAAAGTTTTGAACGTGAAGACAACTCATACTCCTAACTTCTTGGGTTTAGAACAGAATTTAGGATTTTGGAATCATTCAAATTATGGCAAAGGAGTGATAGTTGGAGTCTTGGACACCGGAGTAACACCAAATCATCCTTCATTCAGCGACGAAGGAATGCCTCCCCCGCCTCCAAAATGGAAAGGGAAGTGTGAATTTAACGGGACCTTGTGTAACAACAAGCTCATTGGTGCAAGAAATTTCTATTCTGCTGGTACACCGCCAATTGATGGCCATGGGCACGGGACACACACAGCAAGCACAGCTGCAGGAAATCCCGTCCCAGGTGCAAGCTTTTTTGAACAGTACAACGGCACTGCAGTTGGCATAGCATCATCAGCTCACTTGGCAATATATCAAGTTTGTAGCGAGTTTGGTTCTTGTTCAGAAAGTGACATATTAGCTGGAATGGATACCGCAGTGGAGGACGGAGTCGATGTGCTTTCACTATCACTTGGTGGTCCATCAGTTCCTTTCTACGAGGATTCAATTGCAATTGGCGCATTTGGAGCAATTCAAAAGGGCATTTTCGTGAGTTGTGCTGCGGGGAATTCAGGTCCTTCTAATGAATCATTATCAAACGAGGCCCCATGGATCCTAACCGTAGGGGCGAGTACTGTTGACAGAAGCATAAGAGCAACTGTAATGCTTGGAAATAACGCTCAATATGACGGGGAATCCTTTTACCAGCCTACGAATTTCTCTTCATCTTTGTTGCCACTTTTTTATGCAGGTTCCAATGGTAATGAATCAGCTGCATTCTGCGATCCAGGGTCTTTGAAAGATGTTGATGTTAGGGGAAAGGTTGTGCTGTGTGAAAGAGGTGGATATTCAGGATTGGTTTATAAAGGTCAAGAAGTGAAGGACGCTGGTGGTGCTGCAATGATTGTCATGAATGATGAGTTTTATGGCAATGTTACCACAGCCAGTCTCCATGTACTACCGGCATCACATGTTACCTATGCAGATGGATTGAGTATCAAGGCCTATATAAACTCAACATCATCACCAATGGCCACGATCCTTTTTAAAGGAACTGTTTTTGGTGTCCCGTATGCCCCCCAGGTTGCAATGTTTTCCTCGAGAGGCCCTAGTTTGGCGAGTCCTGGGATCTTGAAACCGGACATCTTGGGTCCTGGTGTTCGCATTCTAGCTGCTTGGCTTCATCCAGTGGATAACAGATTGAATACCACACCCGGCTTTAATGTGATTTCAGGCACCTCAATGGCTACTCCTCATCTTAGTGGGATTGCAGCATTGCTCAAAAGCTCGCACCCTGACTGGTCACCTGCTGCCATAAAATCTGCAATCATGACAACCGCTAATTTAACAAATCTTGGAGGCATGCCCATTACTGATCAATTTTTTGTTCCAGTTGATGTCTTTGGCATCGGCTCTGGCCATGTGAACCCAACGAAAGCAGATGATCCGGGGCTTGTTTATGATATTCAACCTGACGACTACATTCCTTACTTATGTGGTCTTGGTTACAATGAGACGGTTATAGGAATCATCGTACAGCGCCCTGTGACCTGCTCAAATAGTTCAAGCATACCTGAAGCACAGCTAAACTATCCttctttttccataaaattGGGGTCTGGTCCTCAGGCATACACAAGGACAGTAACAAATGTCGGTCCTCTTAAATCATCTTACATTGCTGAAATCATTTCGCCACAAGGTGTTGATGTTAAGGTAATACCTAGCGCGATTGAATTCGGCGGGGGCAGTTCGAAAGCAACATATTCAGTGACATTTACTCGAACCGCCAATGTGAAGGTGCCATTTGCTCAGGGATATCTGAATTGGGTTTCTGCGGATCATGTTGTTAGGAGCCCTATTGCTGTTATCTTTGAATAA
- the LOC133700637 gene encoding trihelix transcription factor ENAP1-like — translation MGDLIESVTPSTTPHSRPLPIREDCWSEEATSTLVDAWGRRYLELNRGNLRQKDWQDVADAVNALHGHTKKTYRTDVQCKNRIDTIKKKYKIEKSHVVSSNGTLTSSWPFFERLDALIGSNFNSSGKKHLSPSPPVALPLPPSYRRTPQVSSTPPPQPPALAVALPQKRPLPVDDDYFRRNYSAMAAAAAAVESDSEEDEDEEFEGGERERAEEDVEGEGIKRLALAIERFGEVYERVESEKLKQMVDLEKQRMKFAKDLEMERMRIFTETQVQLEKIKKGKRAPEDY, via the coding sequence ATGGGAGATCTGATCGAGTCTGTTACTCCGTCAACGACACCACACTCTCGTCCATTACCAATCCGTGAAGATTGTTGGAGTGAAGAAGCTACCTCTACTCTTGTTGATGCTTGGGGACGCCGTTATCTCGAGCTTAACAGAGGCAATCTCCGTCAAAAAGACTGGCAAGATGTTGCTGATGCCGTCAACGCGCTTCACGGCCACACCAAGAAAACGTACCGTACTGACGTCCAGTGCAAGAACCGGATCGACACCATTAAGAAGAAATACAAGATCGAGAAATCTCATGTCGTTTCCTCCAACGGAACCCTGACGTCGTCTTGGCCCTTTTTTGAACGGCTTGACGCTTTGATTGGATCCAATTTTAATTCATCCGGGAAGAAACATCTCTCTCCGTCTCCTCCGGTGGCTCTTCCGCTGCCTCCGTCTTACCGGAGGACTCCTCAGGTTAGTTCTACTCCACCGCCGCAGCCGCCAGCTCTGGCGGTGGCTTTGCCGCAGAAGAGGCCTTTACCGGTGGACGATGATTATTTTAGGAGGAATTATTCGGCAATGGCAGCAGCGGCGGCGGCGGTGGAATCTGATAGTGAGGAGGATGAAGATGAGGAGTTTGAGGgaggggagagggagagagcgGAGGAGGACGTGGAAGGAGAGGGGATTAAGAGATTGGCACTTGCAATAGAGAGGTTTGGGGAGGTTTATGAGAGGGTAGAGAGCGAGAAGTTGAAGCAAATGGTGGATTTGGAGAAGCAAAGGATGAAATTTGCTAAGGATTTGGAGATGGAAAGGATGAGGATCTTCACCGAGACGCAGGTTCAGCTTGAGAAGATTAAGAAGGGTAAGCGTGCACCGGAGGATTATTGA
- the LOC133701956 gene encoding subtilisin-like protease, with amino-acid sequence MCLGLCIDLQFQSFSSSFTRMENNRSELLPTMVVVFLVGFISMFSFSQAFTDEGKPLRTSETSQKGKFETYIVFVQKPEGVVSADDLDSWYKSFLPVTIPSSNHQERMVYSYRHVATGFAAKLTAEEAKAMEDKDGFLSAKPQKVLSLHTTHSPNFLGLQKNLGFWRNSTYGKGVIIGVLDTGISPDHPSFSDEGVPPPPTKWKGKCNFNGTVCNNKLIGARDFTSSKAAPPFDEEGHGTHTASTAAGNFVNDASVFGNANGTAVGMAPLAHLAIYKVCSDFGCAESDILAAMDAAVEDGVDVLSLSLGGGSAPFFEDSIAVGAFGATQKGIFVSCSAGNEGPYSGSLSNEAPWILTVGASTIDRSIRADVLLGNSNHFFGESLFQSNSPPYMSLVYAGAHGSQSAAFCAPESLTDIDVKGKIVLCERGGGIARIDKGQAVKDAGGAAMILMNDKDSGYSTLADAHVLPASHVSYSAGLSIKAYINLTQVPTATIMFLGTKIGDKTAPTVASFSSRGPSLASPGILKPDIIGPGVSILAAWPVSVENKADTKSTFNIISGTSMSCPHLSGIAALLKSAHPDWSPAAIKSAIMTTADLVNLGNQPILDERLLPADILATGAGHVNPSKASDPDENNDLFFCIFIS; translated from the coding sequence ATGTGTTTAGGTTTGTGCATTGATTTAcaatttcaatcattttctaGCTCTTTCACTAGAATGGAAAACAATAGGTCTGAACTGTTGCCAACTATGGTGGTTGTCTTTCTTGTTGGCTTCATCTCCATGTTTAGCTTCTCTCAAGCATTCACTGATGAAGGGAAACCACTAAGAACTTCGGAGACTAGTCAAAAAGGCAAATTTGAAACTTACATTGTCTTTGTACAGAAGCCAGAGGGGGTGGTTTCTGCTGATGACCTGGACAGCTGGTACAAGTCATTTTTACCAGTTACAATTCCAAGTTCAAACCACCAGGAACGCATGGTGTATTCTTACAGACATGTCGCCACTGGGTTTGCTGCAAAACTAACAGCAGAAGAAGCAAAAGCTATGGAAGATAAGGATGGGTTTTTGTCTGCAAAGCCCCAAAAGGTATTATCTCTACATACAACTCACAGTCCAAACTTCTTGGGGTTGcaaaaaaatttaggattttGGAGAAACTCAACTTATGGAAAGGGAGTGATTATTGGGGTTTTGGACACTGGAATATCTCCGGATCACCCTTCATTCAGTGATGAAGGAGTGCCTCCTCCACCAACCAAATGGAAAGGGAAATGTAACTTCAACGGAACTGTGTGTAACAACAAACTCATTGGTGCAAGAGATTTTACTTCATCGAAAGCTGCACCACCATTCGATGAAGAAGGCCATGGGACTCACACGGCCAGCACAGCAGCTGGAAATTTTGTAAATGATGCCAGTGTGTTTGGCAATGCTAATGGCACAGCAGTTGGTATGGCGCCTCTGGCTCACCTGGCCATTTACAAAGTCTGCTCTGATTTTGGTTGTGCAGAAAGTGATATATTGGCTGCAATGGATGCTGCTGTTGAGGATGGTGTGGATGTGCTTTCGCTTTCCCTTGGTGGTGGCTCAGCGCCTTTTTTTGAAGATTCAATTGCAGTGGGAGCTTTTGGAGCAACTCAGAAGGGAATTTTCGTTAGTTGTTCAGCAGGGAATGAAGGTCCATATAGTGGTTCTTTATCAAATGAGGCCCCGTGGATTCTCACTGTTGGAGCAAGCACCATTGATAGAAGCATAAGAGCAGATGTGTTGCTTGGGAATTCCAATCATTTTTTTGGCGAATCCCTCTTCCAGTCAAATTCACCTCCATATATGAGTCTTGTTTATGCAGGTGCTCATGGTTCTCAATCAGCAGCATTTTGTGCACCAGAATCATTGACAGATATAGATGTCAAAGGCAAGATAGTTCTTTGTGAGAGAGGTGGTGGGATAGCAAGAATAGACAAAGGACAAGCTGTGAAGGATGCCGGTGGTGCTGCTATGATTCTTATGAATGACAAGGATAGTGGCTATAGCACCTTAGCAGATGCTCATGTACTTCCTGCATCACATGTGAGTTACTCAGCTGGGTTGAGCATCAAAGCCTACATAAACTTAACACAAGTTCCAACAGCTACAATCATGTTTCTTGGAACTAAAATTGGTGATAAAACTGCTCCGACGGTTGCTTCATTTTCCTCTAGAGGGCCAAGCTTGGCAAGCCCAGGCATATTGAAACCCGATATTATTGGCCCTGGCGTGAGCATTCTAGCAGCATGGCCAGTTTCTGTGGAGAACAAGGCAGATACGAAGTCCACATTTAACATTATCTCAGGCACCTCAATGTCTTGCCCACATCTGAGTGGCATTGCTGCTCTGCTGAAAAGTGCCCACCCTGACTGGTCTCCTGCTGCCATCAAATCTGCTATCATGACTACTGCTGATTTAGTTAACCTTGGCAACCAGCCAATTCTGGACGAGAGGCTTTTACCTGCTGATATATTGGCCACTGGAGCTGGCCATGTTAACCCATCAAAAGCAAGTGATCCGGATGAAAATAACGATCTGTTCTTTTGCATTTTCATCTCCTGA
- the LOC133700717 gene encoding subtilisin-like protease 4, with the protein MKKINLFTAMAIIPLLLLIFMLNFCPEIAQATQRTTKITEKTTLLNYIVHVAKPEGRTLAEIEDLESWYQSFLPVSTASSQKQQRMLYAYQNVMSGFAARLTQEEVKSMEEKDGFLSARPEKILHLQTTHTPRFLGLHQELGFWKESNFGKGVIIGVLDGGIFPRHPSFSDEGMPPPPATWKGRCDFNASDCNNKLIGARSFNIAAKAKKGSAATEPPIDVDGHGTHTASTAAGAFVKDAEVLGNARGTAVGIAPHAHLAIYKVCFGDPGDDCPESDILAGLDAAVQDGVDVLSLSLGGDSVPFFNDTIAIGSFAAIQKGIFVSCSAGNSGPFNGTLSNEAPWILTVGASTVDRRFAAIARLGNGEQIDGESLSQHSNFPSTLLPLVYAGMSGKPNSSLCGEGALEGMDVKGKIVLCERGGGIGRIAKGGEVKNAGGAAMILMNEEADGFSTNADVHVLPATHVSFAAGLKIKAYINSTQAPMATILFKGTVIGDPSSPFVASFSSRGPNLASPGILKPDIIGPGVSILAAWPFPLDNNTNSKSTFNIISGTSMSCPHLSGIAALLKSSHPYWSPAAIKSAIMTTADTLNMEGKLIVDQTLQPADVFATGAGHVNPSRANNPGLVYDIQPDDYIPYLCGLGYADNEVSIIVHEQVKCSENPSIPEGELNYPSFAVTLGPSQTFTRTVTNVGDVNSAYEVGIVSPPGVDVTVKPSKLYFSKVNQKATYSVAFSRTEYGGKTSETAQGYIVWASAKYTVRSPIAVSFK; encoded by the coding sequence atgaagaaaattaaCTTGTTTACAGCTATGGCTATCATTCCTTTACTCCTACTAATTTTCATGCTTAACTTCTGTCCTGAGATTGCTCAAGCTACTCAGCGCACAACTAAAATAACCGAAAAGACCACCTTATTAAACTACATTGTCCATGTCGCAAAACCAGAAGGCAGAACTTTGGCAGAGATTGAAGATCTCGAGAGTTGGTACCAATCGTTCTTACCAGTTAGCACAGCAAGCTCGCAGAAGCAACAACGCATGCTTTACGCATACCAAAATGTAATGAGTGGTTTTGCAGCAAGATTGACTCAGGAGGAAGTGAAAAGCATGGAAGAGAAGGATGGCTTTCTTTCAGCACGGCCTGAAAAGATATTACATCTACAAACAACACATACCCCCCGCTTCTTGGGTTTGCATCAGGAACTGGGATTCTGGAAAGAATCGAATTTTGGAAAGGGAGTGATCATTGGAGTGCTAGATGGTGGAATCTTCCCCAGGCACCCGTCATTCAGTGATGAAGGAATGCCACCACCTCCTGCCACATGGAAAGGGAGGTGCGATTTTAACGCTTCAGACTGTAACAACAAACTCATTGGTGCAAGGTCATTCAATATTGCAGCCAAAGCCAAGAAGGGATCAGCAGCAACTGAACCACCAATTGATGTAGATGGACATGGCACCCACACAGCAAGCACAGCTGCTGGTGCCTTTGTAAAAGATGCTGAAGTGCTAGGAAATGCCAGAGGCACAGCAGTTGGAATCGCGCCTCACGCTCATTTAGCAATTTACAAAGTGTGCTTTGGTGACCCTGGGGACGATTGTCCTGAAAGTGATATATTAGCTGGGCTTGATGCAGCTGTCCAGGATGGTGTTGATGTGCTCTCACTTTCTCTTGGTGGAGATTCAGTTCCTTTCTTTAATGATACCATTGCCATAGGATCATTTGCAGCAATTCAAAAGGGAATATTTGTAAGCTGTTCAGCTGGAAATTCTGGCCCTTTCAACGGCACATTATCTAATGAAGCCCCGTGGATACTAACAGTTGGAGCAAGCACTGTAGATAGAAGATTTGCTGCTATTGCAAGGCTTGGAAATGGTGAACAAATTGATGGTGAATCCCTCTCCCAACATAGTAACTTCCCTTCAACACTATTACCTCTAGTTTATGCTGGCATGAGCGGTAAACCAAATTCCTCTTTATGTGGTGAGGGAGCATTAGAAGGTATGGATGTGAAAGGAAAAATAGTCTTGTGCGAGAGAGGAGGGGGAATAGGCAGAATTGCTAAAGGGGGAGAAGTGAAAAACGCCGGCGGTGCTGCCATGATACTCATGAATGAAGAAGCCGATGGCTTCAGCACCAACGCTGATGTTCATGTTCTTCCTGCAACACATGTCAGCTTTGCTGCAGGGCTGAAGATCAAAGCGTATATAAATTCAACACAAGCACCGATGGCAACGATCCTATTTAAAGGAACTGTCATTGGAGACCCATCATCTCCTTTTGTTGCTTCCTTCTCATCACGAGGCCCCAACCTGGCAAGCCCGGGAATTCTGAAACCTGACATCATTGGGCCTGGAGTGAGCATTTTAGCTGCATGGCCATTCCCTCTTGACAACAATACGAACTCAAAATCAACCTTCAACATAATTTCTGGCACGTCAATGTCATGCCCACATCTTAGTGGCATCGCCGCCTTGCTCAAGAGCTCTCATCCTTACTGGTCACCTGCTGCTATCAAATCGGCCATCATGACTACTGCTGATACCCTAAACATGGAAGGCAAACTCATTGTCGACCAAACACTTCAACCTGCTGACGTCTTTGCCACTGGGGCAGGCCACGTTAATCCATCAAGAGCAAACAACCCAGGATTAGTTTACGACATCCAACCTGATGATTACATTCCTTACCTATGCGGTCTGGGCTACGCAGATAACGAAGTTAGCATAATTGTGCATGAGCAAGTTAAATGCTCAGAAAATCCAAGCATTCCTGAAGGTGAGCTGAACTACCCTTCATTTGCTGTCACTTTGGGACCTTCGCAGACATTCACAAGGACCGTGACAAACGTTGGCGATGTAAATTCAGCTTATGAAGTGGGCATCGTTTCCCCACCAGGAGTTGATGTGACTGTCAAGCCTTCCAAACTCTACTTTTCAAAGGTGAATCAGAAGGCAACATACTCCGTAGCGTTCTCTCGCACTGAATATGGTGGCAAAACCAGTGAAACTGCTCAAGGATACATAGTATGGGCGTCTGCTAAATACACTGTTAGGAGTCCAATTGCTGTAAGTTTCAAGTAG
- the LOC133700718 gene encoding uncharacterized protein LOC133700718 — MWSQKSREERKEIRGERVMESNKKKRISSSSSTTTTVSKEEVIAKLKDDGDFDNLRLNIIRKLKDNEELRNNIISIVRHSATLNRAGAESMKPRQLFDALYDEVGNKLTSQISDGVWEVIRSADGMKNEITETVQSVYNKLVNPERKGDGESSTHGAMVVENGTNYKGLVKASAVSMDDNLSSDPKEPPGFSLSNNHQNSNHEKREQLQLPMPCEGPPEAKKKRPNHSEDMLKVNDVDLPPPGFSADVEPKEPCDSSDEDPDVPPGFG, encoded by the exons atgtggagtCAGAAAAGCAGAGAAGAGAGGAAGGAAATAAGAGGAGAGCGGGTCATGGAGAGcaacaaaaagaagagaatatcatcatcatcatcaacaacaacaacagtaaGCAAAGAGGAGGTAATAGCTAAACTGAAAGACGATGGTGACTTCGACAATCTCCGTCTCAACATCATCCGCAAGCTCAAAGACAAT GAAGAGTTGCGCAACAACATTATTTCCATTGTGAGACATTCAGCAACACTTAATCGTGCTGGTGCTGAAAGTATGAAACCCCGACAGCTTTTTGATGCCTTATACGATGAGGTTGG GAACAAACTGACGAGCCAAATTTCTGATGGTGTATGGGAAGTCATTAGATCAGCTGATggaatgaaaaatgaaatcacAGAGACAGTGCAATCTGTCTATAATAAATTGGTCAACCCTGAAAGGAAGGGTGACGGTGAATCATCTACTCATGGTGCAATGGTAGTTGAGAATGGAACTAACTATAAAGGTCTGGTAAAGGCATCAGCTGTATCAATGGATGATAACTTGTCTAGTGACCCAAAAGAACCACCAGGCTTCTCTCTATCAAACAATCATCAGAACAGTAACCATGAAAAGAGAGAACAGTTGCAGCTGCCTATGCCATGTGAAGGTCCTCCAGAAGCAAAGAAGAAAAGGCCCAACCATTCAGAGGACATGCTGAAGGTGAATGATGTTGATCTTCCCCCACCAGGCTTTTCTGCAGACGTTGAGCCAAAGGAGCCCTGTGACAGCAGTGATGAAGACCCTGATGTGCCTCCTGGATTTGGTTGA